A stretch of Desulfobacter hydrogenophilus DNA encodes these proteins:
- a CDS encoding integration host factor subunit alpha, whose product MALTKQNIVESVAEKLDLKPFQAKDIIEELLEIMKSTLAAEEDIMISGFGKFQVNKKAPRKGRNPATSEEMILDGRKVVVFKCSGKLRDKINEGQ is encoded by the coding sequence TTGGCGCTTACCAAACAAAACATTGTTGAATCAGTTGCAGAAAAGCTTGACCTGAAACCCTTTCAAGCAAAAGACATAATAGAAGAACTCCTTGAGATAATGAAATCCACCTTGGCGGCTGAAGAAGACATCATGATAAGCGGCTTCGGTAAATTCCAAGTGAATAAGAAAGCCCCAAGGAAAGGACGGAATCCGGCCACCAGCGAAGAGATGATCCTGGATGGAAGGAAAGTCGTTGTTTTTAAGTGTTCCGGTAAATTAAGGGACAAAATTAATGAGGGACAATAA
- a CDS encoding endonuclease: MAYRYIQRDMYNLVPAIGQVNALRSNYSYAMIPTAGNDKFTFHNLHHKTAENFY, encoded by the coding sequence ATGGCATATCGCTATATACAGAGGGATATGTATAATTTGGTTCCTGCTATCGGCCAGGTCAATGCGCTACGGTCAAATTACAGTTATGCCATGATTCCTACCGCTGGAAATGATAAATTTACATTCCATAATCTTCACCATAAAACCGCTGAAAATTTTTATTAA
- a CDS encoding HD domain-containing protein: MRELNNNWAQEAYIKAYRFAAEKHIGQKVPGTDWSYLAHLSMVSMEVMAALSHETDRDGNLVVQVAILHDTIEDTDATYDELKSEFGRHVAEGVLALTKDGAIEKQHQIEDSLKRIKLHSKEIWMVKLAERITNLQPPPSHWSSEKKKKYLKQAKLILNELRSGSDFLSYRLTAKILEYQSYI, translated from the coding sequence ATGCGTGAATTAAACAACAACTGGGCACAAGAGGCATATATCAAGGCCTACAGATTTGCTGCTGAGAAGCATATCGGACAAAAAGTTCCTGGAACAGATTGGTCTTATCTTGCCCATCTGAGCATGGTCAGTATGGAAGTTATGGCTGCTCTAAGCCATGAAACAGATAGGGATGGGAACCTAGTCGTTCAAGTTGCAATTCTCCATGATACCATTGAAGATACAGATGCCACTTATGACGAATTAAAATCAGAATTCGGACGGCATGTTGCAGAGGGAGTATTGGCTCTTACCAAAGACGGGGCTATTGAAAAACAGCATCAAATAGAAGACAGCCTGAAAAGGATCAAACTCCATTCCAAAGAAATCTGGATGGTCAAACTTGCTGAAAGGATCACCAATCTACAGCCCCCTCCTTCCCATTGGTCTTCTGAAAAAAAAAAAAAATATCTGAAACAGGCTAAATTGATTTTGAATGAATTAAGGTCTGGTAGTGATTTCTTGTCCTATCGTTTAACGGCAAAAATTCTGGAATATCAGTCTTATATTTGA
- a CDS encoding DUF7713 domain-containing protein, producing the protein MAGDKCTYCGAEVKNYNSIMMQSEDGYTKVCLHCYNKDMAESVGIDYDHIELQPILLKDMDGNEHKFEFTVQLMGDQLVLKTHEDTQDDVCAYEFSMIGDYEDSLFSLFASLYERMVNTLNTKHMYKDTETGRWHVQTGDGGEDVVRGRIEADMDSDDSIETPLIVVDGKKIPWEEFGRMLMPFEGFNFKLQIYDPSDEMD; encoded by the coding sequence ATGGCAGGCGATAAGTGCACATACTGTGGCGCTGAAGTAAAAAATTATAATTCCATAATGATGCAATCCGAAGATGGTTATACCAAAGTATGCCTGCATTGCTATAACAAGGACATGGCTGAATCCGTCGGGATTGATTATGACCACATTGAACTCCAGCCCATCTTATTAAAGGATATGGATGGCAATGAACATAAATTCGAGTTCACCGTCCAGTTGATGGGAGATCAACTTGTGCTAAAAACGCATGAAGACACCCAGGATGATGTCTGTGCATATGAATTCAGTATGATCGGTGATTATGAAGACAGCCTGTTCAGTTTGTTCGCAAGCCTTTATGAACGAATGGTCAACACGTTAAATACCAAGCATATGTATAAAGATACTGAAACTGGTAGATGGCATGTCCAGACCGGCGATGGTGGCGAAGATGTCGTAAGGGGTAGGATTGAAGCGGATATGGATTCGGACGATTCTATTGAAACCCCATTGATTGTCGTTGACGGAAAAAAGATCCCCTGGGAAGAATTCGGCAGGATGTTGATGCCCTTCGAAGGATTCAATTTCAAACTGCAAATCTATGATCCGAGCGATGAGATGGATTAA